A genomic window from Flintibacter sp. KGMB00164 includes:
- a CDS encoding YigZ family protein, translating to MTEYYIPTQASESEFVEKRSRFIGHVWRVETEEEARAHIEEMKKRYYDARHNCWCYIIKDGPVRYSDDGEPQGTAGQPMLNVFQRENVVNVCCVVTRYFGGILLGAGGLVRAYTQGAKDALDAAGISVVRRWVAMEVPCTYAQFESTRREVESFGGVVEQVDYGADVVLSALLPEERAEEFSARILDVSAGTIEVLEAGERFQDVPWRAAKED from the coding sequence ATGACCGAATATTATATTCCCACCCAGGCCAGCGAGAGCGAGTTTGTGGAAAAGCGCTCCCGCTTCATCGGCCACGTCTGGCGGGTGGAAACGGAAGAAGAGGCACGCGCCCACATCGAGGAGATGAAAAAGCGCTACTACGATGCCCGGCATAACTGCTGGTGCTACATCATCAAGGATGGCCCGGTGCGCTACTCCGACGACGGAGAACCTCAGGGCACCGCCGGACAGCCCATGCTCAACGTGTTCCAGCGGGAGAACGTGGTCAACGTGTGCTGTGTAGTCACCCGGTACTTTGGAGGTATCCTCCTGGGGGCCGGGGGACTGGTGCGGGCCTATACCCAGGGGGCCAAGGACGCCCTGGACGCGGCGGGTATCTCGGTGGTACGCCGCTGGGTAGCCATGGAGGTGCCCTGCACCTACGCCCAGTTTGAGAGCACCCGCCGGGAGGTGGAGTCCTTCGGCGGTGTAGTGGAGCAGGTGGACTACGGAGCCGATGTGGTGCTGTCCGCCCTGCTTCCCGAGGAGCGGGCAGAAGAATTTTCTGCACGGATTTTGGACGTGTCCGCCGGGACTATTGAGGTGCTGGAGGCGGGCGAGCGATTTCAGGATGTGCCCTGGCGGGCGGCAAAGGAGGACTGA
- a CDS encoding zinc ribbon domain-containing protein, translated as MFLGSIVLFVYLAVLIIVPILVGVYVFRDASRRGMNAALWTLIAVLVPILVGFIIYLLVRSSYPDLKCPQCGTPVRESYVSCPQCGARLKASCPSCSAPVEPDWKVCPRCTSPLSQETSNIQTPVRKKDRGLWVVLAVVILVPLAVLLFALFSLTSLAPSSGGGGVTSLPTDEYLAMTDNQEIKQWLENCGDDPNTAYVLRHVVSSETENDSNSLEYLIYMPGLPQDSPVEITPMSNFLGRHTLRLTFEADGINPGSTVALVTCSGDGNQELDIYFEPNQKLNCEITSVDYSLGFSEYTN; from the coding sequence ATGTTCCTAGGAAGTATCGTTCTCTTTGTCTATCTGGCTGTTCTCATTATAGTACCCATTCTGGTGGGAGTATATGTCTTTCGGGACGCCAGCCGCCGTGGAATGAACGCCGCCCTGTGGACCCTCATCGCCGTGCTGGTCCCTATTTTGGTGGGCTTTATCATCTATCTGCTGGTACGGAGCAGCTACCCTGATCTGAAATGTCCTCAGTGCGGAACTCCAGTGCGGGAGTCCTATGTCTCCTGTCCCCAGTGCGGTGCCCGGCTGAAGGCCAGCTGCCCCAGCTGCTCTGCTCCGGTGGAGCCGGACTGGAAGGTGTGTCCCCGGTGCACCTCTCCCCTGTCTCAGGAAACATCTAACATTCAGACTCCTGTACGAAAGAAGGACCGAGGGCTGTGGGTGGTGCTGGCAGTGGTGATTCTTGTTCCCCTGGCTGTGCTGCTGTTCGCCTTGTTCTCCCTCACCTCTCTCGCTCCTAGCTCCGGAGGAGGTGGGGTGACCTCCCTGCCCACGGATGAGTATCTGGCCATGACGGATAACCAGGAAATTAAGCAATGGCTGGAGAACTGCGGGGATGATCCCAACACCGCTTACGTCCTGCGCCATGTGGTTTCCAGTGAGACGGAGAATGACTCCAACAGTCTGGAATACCTCATCTACATGCCCGGCCTTCCCCAGGATTCTCCTGTGGAGATCACCCCCATGTCCAATTTCCTGGGACGCCATACCCTTCGCCTCACCTTTGAAGCGGACGGCATCAACCCGGGCAGCACTGTGGCGCTGGTCACCTGCTCGGGAGACGGGAATCAGGAACTGGACATTTACTTTGAGCCAAACCAAAAATTAAACTGTGAAATCACCTCCGTAGACTACTCCCTCGGCTTCTCGGAATATACCAACTAA
- the rpmE gene encoding 50S ribosomal protein L31, with amino-acid sequence MKAGIHPDYQQTTIRCACGNVIETGSTKKDIRVEVCSKCHPFYTGKQKVVDTGGRVSRFNKKFGLDKK; translated from the coding sequence ATGAAGGCAGGAATTCATCCCGACTATCAGCAGACCACCATTCGGTGCGCCTGCGGCAACGTGATCGAGACTGGTTCTACCAAGAAGGACATCCGTGTCGAAGTGTGCTCCAAGTGTCATCCTTTCTACACCGGTAAGCAGAAGGTGGTTGACACCGGCGGACGCGTCAGCCGCTTCAACAAGAAGTTTGGCCTGGACAAGAAGTAA
- a CDS encoding GNAT family N-acetyltransferase: MTLTTKRLTLRPFEERDAEDLYAYAKDPRVGPVAGWPPHASLEESREIIRTVFSAPNVFAVVEREHGAVIGSAGFVGRHRKELPGPDEELGYALHPDFWGRGLMTEAARELIRWGFEELELSTIWCNHYDGNERSNRVIEKCGFQYQFSQEEQVELLNECRLTHFYALSRADWENRRAVML, translated from the coding sequence ATGACGTTAACAACAAAACGGTTGACCCTTCGCCCCTTTGAAGAGCGCGACGCGGAGGACCTGTATGCCTATGCAAAGGACCCTCGGGTGGGGCCGGTGGCTGGTTGGCCTCCTCACGCCAGCTTGGAAGAGAGCCGGGAAATCATCCGCACCGTATTTTCTGCGCCCAATGTGTTTGCTGTGGTGGAGCGGGAGCACGGGGCGGTGATCGGGTCCGCCGGTTTTGTGGGCCGGCACCGGAAGGAGCTGCCTGGGCCGGATGAAGAACTAGGGTATGCCCTCCACCCGGACTTCTGGGGACGCGGCCTGATGACAGAAGCTGCCCGGGAGCTGATTCGTTGGGGGTTTGAAGAGCTGGAACTGAGTACCATTTGGTGTAACCACTATGACGGAAATGAGCGTTCCAACCGCGTGATTGAAAAGTGCGGGTTTCAATACCAGTTTTCTCAGGAGGAGCAGGTAGAACTGCTGAATGAGTGCCGATTGACGCATTTTTATGCCTTAAGCCGGGCGGACTGGGAAAACAGACGGGCGGTGATGTTATGA
- the hflX gene encoding GTPase HflX encodes MTENFTKDKLNRAVLVGLSAHSLTREENATEESMEELKDLLETAGGESVGMVLQQKDSPDPRTFIGQGKVDEVRQLVRTMGADMVIFDNALSPSQQRVLGEELKVGVLDRSALILDIFAQRARTREGRLQVELAQYKYLLPRLIGMWSHLERQEGAIGTRGPGETQLETDRRHIRRKISKLEEELRDVRRVRATQRQRREKNEVPVVAIVGYTNAGKSTLLNKLTGSEIPANNRLFDTLDTTTRTLEISDTCTVLLSDTVGFIRKLPHHLVEAFKATLEELSFADLLLHVIDASNPEWREQAQVVDQLILELGAEQTPRIEVFNKCDKWTGEIRPHGEDIVSISAKTGEGLDKLLEAIGKRLDSGAKRVTIHLPYDKGGILDQLYQEAKVEQVEYAETIDVVAVCTPKTIGQLGPLVEGWQPHKEPWED; translated from the coding sequence ATGACCGAAAACTTTACCAAAGACAAGCTGAACCGGGCGGTGCTGGTGGGCCTGAGCGCCCACAGCCTCACCCGGGAAGAGAACGCCACCGAGGAGTCCATGGAGGAGCTCAAGGACCTGCTGGAGACCGCCGGAGGCGAGAGCGTGGGCATGGTGCTCCAGCAGAAGGACAGCCCCGATCCCCGCACCTTCATCGGCCAGGGCAAGGTGGACGAGGTGCGCCAGCTGGTGCGCACCATGGGTGCGGATATGGTCATCTTCGATAACGCCCTGTCGCCCTCCCAGCAGCGGGTGCTGGGGGAGGAGCTGAAGGTGGGCGTGCTGGACCGCTCTGCCCTGATTCTGGATATCTTTGCCCAGCGTGCCCGTACCCGGGAGGGCCGGCTCCAGGTGGAATTGGCCCAGTACAAATATCTGCTGCCCCGACTGATCGGCATGTGGAGCCATCTGGAGCGCCAGGAGGGTGCCATCGGTACCCGCGGTCCCGGTGAGACCCAGCTGGAGACTGACCGGCGGCATATCCGCCGGAAAATCTCCAAGCTGGAGGAGGAGCTGCGGGATGTGCGCCGGGTCCGTGCCACCCAGCGCCAGCGCCGGGAGAAGAACGAGGTGCCGGTGGTGGCCATCGTAGGCTACACCAACGCGGGTAAATCCACCCTGCTCAATAAGCTCACCGGCTCGGAAATTCCCGCCAACAACCGGCTTTTCGATACCCTGGACACCACCACCCGCACCCTGGAGATTTCCGACACCTGCACCGTGCTCCTCAGCGACACGGTAGGCTTTATCCGCAAGCTGCCCCACCATCTGGTGGAGGCTTTCAAGGCTACCCTGGAGGAGCTGTCCTTCGCCGACCTGCTGCTCCATGTGATCGACGCCTCCAACCCGGAGTGGCGGGAGCAGGCTCAGGTGGTAGACCAGCTCATTCTGGAGCTGGGGGCAGAGCAGACTCCCCGCATTGAAGTTTTTAACAAGTGCGATAAGTGGACCGGCGAAATTCGTCCCCACGGAGAGGACATCGTCTCCATCTCCGCCAAGACAGGGGAGGGGCTGGACAAGCTGTTGGAGGCCATCGGCAAGCGGCTGGACAGCGGCGCCAAGCGGGTGACCATCCACCTGCCCTACGATAAGGGCGGCATTTTAGACCAGCTCTATCAGGAGGCCAAGGTGGAGCAGGTGGAGTACGCCGAGACCATCGACGTGGTGGCGGTGTGTACCCCCAAGACCATCGGCCAGCTGGGTCCCCTGGTGGAGGGCTGGCAGCCCCACAAGGAGCCGTGGGAAGATTAA
- a CDS encoding flavin reductase, whose amino-acid sequence MKKIDPKDVSQNVFSLIGDQWMLITAGTAEKCNTMTASWGGLGVLWGGPAVTCYIRPQRYTKEFVDREEYFTLSFFDESYRPQLALCGSKSGRDVDKVKECGFTVKTAECGAPYFEEASLVLVCRKRFVQPMDPQLIPDDVKERWYPQKDYHTMYIGEIVEALTK is encoded by the coding sequence ATGAAGAAGATTGATCCGAAGGACGTAAGCCAGAACGTATTTTCTCTCATTGGGGACCAGTGGATGCTCATTACTGCCGGTACGGCGGAAAAATGCAACACTATGACCGCCTCCTGGGGCGGTCTGGGTGTGCTGTGGGGCGGTCCTGCCGTCACCTGCTACATCCGTCCTCAGCGCTACACCAAAGAGTTTGTGGACCGGGAGGAGTATTTTACCCTTTCCTTCTTTGACGAGAGCTACCGCCCTCAGCTGGCATTGTGCGGCAGCAAGAGCGGCCGGGACGTGGATAAGGTGAAGGAGTGCGGCTTTACAGTGAAAACCGCGGAGTGCGGCGCCCCCTACTTTGAGGAGGCCAGCCTGGTGCTGGTGTGCCGCAAGCGCTTTGTCCAGCCCATGGATCCCCAGCTTATCCCCGACGACGTGAAGGAGCGCTGGTATCCCCAGAAGGACTACCACACCATGTATATTGGTGAGATCGTGGAGGCCCTGACCAAGTAG